The genomic interval AATGGATTCACCGTGACAAAGCCTAATTCCGGTGTAACTGTTGATTGTAAAATCCAAAAAGCAGAATCCGTTTCTAATGGAAGTAAGACAAACGATTTTTCTTCTAAAAAGCCTGGGATTCCATTTTGGAACTGAAGAATGTCTTTTTCATCCGTTTCGATGACACCATGGTATTTCGTTGTTATTTCCATTCGCTTACTCCCCTTTGTCTACTTGTTCAAAATCAATATGGAGTTCATTTCTTCTTGCTAGTTCGACGTCAACTTCACCTGGTTGATAGTCAATGATTGGTTTATTTGCTTTTACATCTATATTTGGTTTATTCGTTTTAACATCAATATTCACTTTAGCAGGTTCATAGTTTATTTTCACACTGCCAGCTGATGGTATAAATCCAATATTAAATTGATACATTGGTTTTTCACTTCGCTTTTTTGCAATGTCAGCAAGCGGTGTTCCGCCATTTTCAATCATCATTAATTGCTGGCCTTCTTCTGCTCTGCGGGCAATTCCTTCCATGGCATCTTGATGGGCTTGTTGCGCGGTCTCGCTCACTCTGCGTGAGATATGCTTTAGGTCCATATCGGCCCATGCTTCTGTTTGGTCAATTGTTAAATTGGCTGGAATGGTTTCAATTGTTAGATCAGCTTTTGGTTGTTCCATCAAGACTTCTGCTTTTGGCTGTTCGATTGTTTGTT from Metabacillus sediminilitoris carries:
- a CDS encoding DUF6470 family protein — protein: MNVPQIRLQSIPAQLSIHTTKGQQTIEQPKAEVLMEQPKADLTIETIPANLTIDQTEAWADMDLKHISRRVSETAQQAHQDAMEGIARRAEEGQQLMMIENGGTPLADIAKKRSEKPMYQFNIGFIPSAGSVKINYEPAKVNIDVKTNKPNIDVKANKPIIDYQPGEVDVELARRNELHIDFEQVDKGE